The following are encoded in a window of Paramormyrops kingsleyae isolate MSU_618 chromosome 12, PKINGS_0.4, whole genome shotgun sequence genomic DNA:
- the LOC111859262 gene encoding sodium/hydrogen exchanger 9B2-like isoform X2 encodes MTAHPVSVLGRGHLHMHLFYVATGMLLAGLVLRNVPYITSAVYIDSRWSAALRNIALAIILTRAGLGLDALALRKLKAVCVRVAVGPCTVEACTVAVVSHFLMSLPWIWSFLLGFVLSAVSPAVVVPSMLLLQKEGFGVEKGIPTLLMAAGSFDDILAITGFSACLGMAFATGSTWSSLLKGILEVLGGLTIGLVLGFFLRFFPSADQAQLVMRRSFLLLGLSVLAVFGSRIAGFSGAGGLCTLVMAFLAGLSWRESKIPVAGFVGMGWTVFQPLLFGLIGAEISVTALDVNTVALGLAALSTGLVVRVLFTFTMVLFAGFTFKEKVFIALAWLPKATVQAAIGSTALDMAQSQGDAVLEKFGMDILTVAVLAILTTAPIGALSISLAGPRLLQRSTTTSPENPRPEGVPGEPARHVVETGITKESKL; translated from the exons ATGACCGCTCATCCCGTTTCGGTGCTGGGAAGGGGTCATCTGCATATGCATCTGTTTTATGTGGCCACAGGAATGCTACTGGCTGGGCTCGTCCTTCGTAATGTGCCTTATATCACCTCTGCTGTCTACATCGATAGCAGATGGTCCGCTGCCTTGAGAAACATTGCCCTCGCCATTATTTTGACCAGAGCTGGACTGGGGCTTGATGCGTTG GCCTTGAGGAAGCTGAAggcagtgtgtgtgcgtgtcgcAGTGGGGCCCTGTACAGTGGAAGCCTGCACTGTAGCAGTAGTGTCTCACTTCCTGATGAGTCTGCCCTGGATCTGGAGTTTCCTTCTAGG GTTTGTGCTCAGCGCAGTGTCTCCAGCAGTGGTGGTTCCCTCCATGCTGCTTCTGCAGAAGGAAGGCTTTGGGGTAGAGAAGGGGATCCCCACGCTGCTGATGGCTGCGGGGAGCTTTGATGACATCCTGGCCATCACGGGCTTCTCCGCCTGCCTGGGCATGGCCTTTGCCACAG GCTCCACCTGGAGCAGCCTGCTCAAAGGCATCTTGGAGGTGCTTGGAGGCCTGACCATTGGGCTGGTCTTGGGATTCTTCCTTCGTTTTTTTCCAAGCGCAGACCAG GCACAGCTGGTGATGAGGCGTTCCTTCCTGCTGTTGGGTCTCTCTGTCCTGGCGGTCTTTGGGAGCCGCATTGCGGGGTTTTCGGGGGCCGGGGGTCTCTGTACCCTGGTCATGGCCTTCCTGGCCGGACTGAGCTGGCGGGAGTCAAAG ATCCCCGTGGCTGGATTTGTTGGGATGGGCTGGACTGTCTTCCAGCCACTTCTGTTTGGATTGATTGGAGCTGAAATTTCAGTCACTGCACTGGATGTGAATACTGTAG CTCTGGGTCTAGCAGCTCTCAGCACTGGGCTCGTTGTACGAGTTCTGTTCACTTTCACCATGGTCCTGTTCGCGGGCTTCACTTTCAAGGAGAAGGTCTTCATCGCTCTGGCTTGGCTCCCAAAGGCAACAGTGCag GCTGCCATTGGCTCCACGGCCCTGGACATGGCCCAATCTCAGGGGGACGCTGTCCTAGAGAAGTTTGGCATGGACATCCTCACAGTGGCAGTGCTGGCCATCCTCACCACTGCTCCCATAGGGGCCCTGAGCATAAGCCTTGCTGGGCCACGGCTGCTGCAGAGGTCCACAACCACCTCACCAGAAAACCCACGCCCAGAAG GAGTTCCTGGAGAGCCAGCAAGACATGTGGTAGAAACTGGCATAACTAAAGAGAGTAAATTATGA